One segment of Ipomoea triloba cultivar NCNSP0323 chromosome 12, ASM357664v1 DNA contains the following:
- the LOC115998247 gene encoding protein PTST, chloroplastic, whose translation MDCTVIQTSLTRFKMENTTRLQGSIPCSSPRMGLQRMVVKLHKVSIGKYTSQRASGRIFCNPVSLEEEFSALQSPDISRNDESDTDSSNEDDLDRPLSAEELKLLLTDSERLKLLKKLSEANQHNRFLKRQLQSREDELVSFKSDLAVAELEIEALVSLAEEIAKANIPEGTRKINGKYIQSHLLSRLQALKGKLKEQVKDVETAQPKEVPLFWMGVAESVQVMGSFDGWSLGEHLSPEYTGSYTQFSTTLLLRPGRYEIKFLVNGEWQLSPEYPTVGEGLTQNNLLVVE comes from the exons ATGGACTGTACCGTAATACAAACAAGCTTAACAAG GTTCAAGATGGAGAATACTACTAGGCTTCAAGGAAGCATTCCTTGCAGCAGTCCAAGGATGGGTTTGCAGAGAATGGTAGTCAAATTACATAAAGTATCCATAGGGAAATATACTTCACAGCGTGCTTCGGGGAGGATATTTTGTAACCCTGTTAGTTTGGAGGAGGAATTTTCAGCTCTACAATCACCAGATATATCGAGGAATGACGAGTCTGATACCGATTCTTCGAATGAGGATGATCTCGATCGACCTTTGAGTGCTGAGGAG TTGAAGTTGCTGCTGACTGATTCTGAAAGATTAAAGCTGCTCAAGAAATTGAGTGAAGCCAATCAACATAATAGGTTCCTTAAACGCCAG TTGCAATCACGGGAGGATGAACTGGTTAGTTTCAAAAGTGATCTTGCAGTGGCAGAACTCGAGATTGAG GCTTTGGTCAGTTTGGCAGAAGAAATTGCAAAAGCTAATATTCCAGAAGGtacaagaaagattaatggGAAATATATTCAGTCTCACCTCCTTTCACGTCTCCAAG CtttaaaaggaaaactaaaGGAACAAGTAAAGGATGTGGAAACTGCTCAACCCAAAGAGGTTCCTTTATTCTGGATGGGTGTGGCAGAG AGTGTGCAAGTTATGGGATCTTTTGATGGCTGGAGTCTAGGAGAACACTTATCACCAGAGTACACAGGTTCATACACACAGTTTTCAACAACATTACTGCTTAGACCTGGAAG GTATGAGATCAAATTCTTGGTGAATGGAGAGTGGCAACTATCCCCAGAATACCCTACTGTTGGTGAGGGATTAACCCAGAACAACTTACTGGTTGTGGAATAG